From the Actinomycetes bacterium genome, one window contains:
- a CDS encoding isochorismate synthase, which yields MTTLPGDGREPAAPGPAATPAARPVRAVRSRPVDLVGTLLQRLPRAHGVLAWVRDGEGLVGWGEAARLEVTGPDRFTVAQEWWESLAASWPVDDEVAVRGSGPVAFGSFAFGPEEPSVVVVPEVVLGRMGGATWLTTVGDPPRLTTPDPVRSPGELRYARGEVAVTQFRSAVAAATERIARGELQKVVLAHDLVATAENDVDVRYVLAGLAASNPGCWAYAVDGLVGATPELLVSRDGDQLFSRVLAGTMPRGGAGDGGRVAELVGSAKDQQEHRYAVESLVEALGPHVTGLLAPAEPGVLELSNVSHLVTDVTARLDDSSHVLDLLAALHPTAAVGGTPREAALRAIAELEGMHRGRYAGATGWVDAAGDGEWGLALRCAQVSGRTARLFAGCGIVGASDPDAEVLEAQAKFVPVRDALEGS from the coding sequence ATGACCACGCTGCCCGGGGACGGCCGCGAGCCGGCCGCCCCGGGTCCGGCGGCGACGCCCGCCGCACGTCCGGTGCGCGCGGTGCGCAGCCGGCCGGTCGACCTGGTCGGCACCCTCCTGCAGCGGTTGCCGCGCGCCCACGGCGTGCTGGCGTGGGTCCGGGACGGCGAGGGGCTCGTCGGCTGGGGCGAGGCCGCGCGGCTCGAGGTGACCGGCCCGGACCGCTTCACGGTCGCCCAGGAGTGGTGGGAGTCGCTGGCGGCCTCGTGGCCGGTCGACGACGAGGTCGCGGTACGCGGCAGCGGGCCGGTGGCGTTCGGTTCCTTCGCCTTCGGGCCGGAGGAGCCGTCGGTCGTCGTGGTGCCCGAGGTCGTGCTGGGCCGCATGGGCGGCGCCACCTGGCTGACCACGGTCGGGGACCCGCCGCGGCTCACGACGCCGGACCCGGTGCGCTCCCCCGGCGAGCTGCGCTACGCGCGTGGCGAGGTGGCGGTGACCCAGTTCCGCAGCGCCGTCGCGGCCGCCACCGAGCGCATCGCCCGCGGCGAGCTGCAGAAGGTCGTCCTCGCGCACGACCTGGTCGCGACCGCCGAGAACGACGTCGACGTCCGCTACGTCCTGGCCGGGCTCGCCGCGTCGAACCCCGGGTGCTGGGCCTACGCCGTCGACGGGCTGGTCGGCGCGACGCCCGAGCTGCTGGTCAGCCGCGACGGCGACCAGCTGTTCTCCAGGGTGCTCGCCGGCACGATGCCGCGCGGCGGCGCGGGAGACGGAGGCCGGGTGGCCGAGCTGGTGGGCTCGGCCAAGGACCAGCAGGAGCACCGTTACGCGGTCGAGTCGCTGGTCGAGGCGCTCGGGCCGCACGTGACGGGCCTGCTGGCCCCGGCCGAGCCCGGCGTGCTCGAGCTCTCGAACGTCTCGCACCTGGTCACCGACGTGACGGCTCGGCTGGACGACTCGTCGCACGTGCTCGACCTGCTGGCCGCCCTGCACCCGACCGCGGCGGTCGGAGGCACCCCGCGGGAGGCCGCGCTGAGGGCGATCGCGGAGCTCGAGGGCATGCACCGCGGCCGCTACGCCGGCGCGACCGGCTGGGTCGACGCGGCGGGTGACGGCGAGTGGGGCCTGGCCCTGCGCTGCGCGCAGGTCAGCGGCCGCACCGCCCGGCTGTTCGCCGGGTGCGGCATCGTCGGCGCCTCCGACCCCGACGCCGAGGTGCTCGAGGCGCAGGCCAAGTTCGTGCCGGTGCGCGACGCCCTCGAGGGCAGCTGA